A window of Hymenobacter siberiensis genomic DNA:
GGCCTTAAATATCAACGGCAATGCACTAGTGCTCGACGGTCAGAATTGGGAAGCCGCCACGGGGGCGGCCAACTTCACCGTCACGGGCACTCGGTTTGCGAATCAAAATATCCCCCTTAATCCGGCCACCGATGCCCCACGGGCCAGCATGATTCGCTCGTCAGTGTATGGCCCCAGCCTCGATGCGACGCTGCGCAATGTGCCGGCGGGCACCTACGTCGTGTATGCCTATGTGTGGGAAGACAACAACCCGGAAATCTTCGATGTGCGCGTGCAGGGCCAGCTGGTGCTGTCTAACTACAACAGCGGGCCGGCCGGCAGCTGGAGCCGGCTGGGGCCTTACACCACCACCGTTGCCAGCAATGGCACGTTGGTGGTGAGTACCGCCGGTGGCTATGCCAACCTCTCGGGAATTGAAGTGTGGCGTCAAAATGCCGTCGGCGCAGCCAGAACCGCCCTGACGCCTGATTCCGGTAGCCTGGCGCAGCCATTCGCGTCAGCCGGCAGCCGCCTGCCCGAAGACCGGTTGAGCGGCCCTGCAGGCGTTGCCACGCCCCAGGTATACCCCAACCCCACCAGCGATGGCCGGTTGTGGGTGCTGCTGCCCAATAATTTCCAGGGACCGGTAGCGTACTCGCTGGTGTCGGGCATAGGTGCAACGCTGGCGAGTGGCCAATTGGCAGGGCCTGCCCAGCAGCTCGATTTCTCCCGCCAGCTAACTGCTTCCGGCCTGTATTACCTGCTGCTAAAGGGCCAGAACCAGCGTGCCCAAATCAAGCTGGTGCGGCCTTAACGAGTCAGTACCGTCACCAGCTCGGGACTATTGAAAATGCTGACCGGCGAAATCACGGTTTCGTTCAGCGGCAAGCTGTCGTCGTACCGCTCGCGCAACTTGGCCTGCACGGCAGGGTGGCTCAGGTCGAAATCGCGCAGGTGCTGGAGCTGCCCCAGCCGCCGGCCGAGCCCGCGCTCATACACTTTCCAGATAAGCTCGGAGCAATAAATCCGGTCATCGGACCAGCCGAAATACAAGTCGTAATTGTGCCCCAGCATGGGCCGTCCGGCTGCTTTGAGGCGGGCCAGCGCGGCGGGCGTGAGCACGGCTTCGGCATCGCGCAGCCGCTTGGTCACGAAGTGGCCGCCCTGGCCCCGCGCCACCCAATCGGCCAGTGGCGTGCGCTTCACCGGCTGCACGGCTTCGAACACCTGCCATTTACCTTCTTCCTTATACACGATGCCGCAGTGGCTCCAGGCCGAGTGCGTGGCCAGCTGAATGGCCCGGCTCTGAGCTGAGAGGGAGGTATGGAAAATCAGGTCGCCGTCGCGGAGCTGGGGCGCGATTTGGGTGGTGGCGGCTTCAGCGGCGCGGTGGCTCTGGTAGCGGAGCAGGCGGCGGTGCAGGCGCGGGTAGGCGGCGATGGCGAGGGCCGTAAGGAGTAGAAAGGGGAGGAGGAGCCAGCGTTTCATTGCCCGGTTTCTTCTGCTTCTTCAGCGGCTTCTTCTTCGTCGGGGTCCTCCCAGGTTTCCCAATCGTCTTCTATCGTTTCCCGCCATGCAGTCCAGCCATAGTTCAACTGGAATAACCCGTTAACCGAAGCATCCAACTCAACGATGTGGTCCAGGCAGACTATTTTCAGGTCTGCTACATCGGTGGTGGTATCGCACAGAAACTGCCAGTCTCCATCCGTTTCGTGCGACACCCGAAGAATAGGGGAGCCTTCCAAAACCTGGCGGGTTGTGTAAACGCCTAATTTGCGGTCCTCCCGAAACTTGAAATCGTTCTCGCGGTCAAGCAAGGGCTGCGCTGCTTTCCAATCAGGGTTAAAATTTTCATCCCAGGGATAAAGCGCATTTTTGTCTGGCCAAACGATTTGCAAAGCCGGGAAATCCCAGCTCTTATAAAACCATGCGGCATACCCAAAGTAGTCCTGATAACGGGCTCCATCCACGGTTACGAATCGTATATCGAAGCCTTCCAGAAAATTGGGGTAGCCGATGCCTTGGTCGGGTTGCGGCTGCTTATCCAGCAAGCGCTTTCCCTCCCAAAGCACCGAATGCAATAAATCCAACCCGAAGCCAAAGCAGATTAGCTCCGGATAACCGTACGTCTTGTATAGCCCAATTGTGTA
This region includes:
- a CDS encoding YiiX family permuted papain-like enzyme; translated protein: MKRWLLLPFLLLTALAIAAYPRLHRRLLRYQSHRAAEAATTQIAPQLRDGDLIFHTSLSAQSRAIQLATHSAWSHCGIVYKEEGKWQVFEAVQPVKRTPLADWVARGQGGHFVTKRLRDAEAVLTPAALARLKAAGRPMLGHNYDLYFGWSDDRIYCSELIWKVYERGLGRRLGQLQHLRDFDLSHPAVQAKLRERYDDSLPLNETVISPVSIFNSPELVTVLTR
- a CDS encoding DUF4262 domain-containing protein gives rise to the protein MATPEEHAEHNTAAEKRILSDIKEHGFHVALFNGDGYSPSFAYTIGLYKTYGYPELICFGFGLDLLHSVLWEGKRLLDKQPQPDQGIGYPNFLEGFDIRFVTVDGARYQDYFGYAAWFYKSWDFPALQIVWPDKNALYPWDENFNPDWKAAQPLLDRENDFKFREDRKLGVYTTRQVLEGSPILRVSHETDGDWQFLCDTTTDVADLKIVCLDHIVELDASVNGLFQLNYGWTAWRETIEDDWETWEDPDEEEAAEEAEETGQ